A genomic stretch from Methanobacterium sp. includes:
- the sufC gene encoding Fe-S cluster assembly ATPase SufC, protein MLLEITDLAVEVSGREVLSDINLNIGQGETHVLLGPNGSGKSTLFMTILGFPKYKVTRGKIIFKGENITNFTTTERVKAGIGVSFQNPPAIRGVKLKDLLKMESMHGKPDEEELSPELAEIAEKLKMSDRFLERDVNLGFSGGEVKRSEILQLLAQQPDFVMFDEPDSGVDIENVELLAEEINVLLDKDKKPGLREKSGLLITHLGYILNFVAADTAHVLMDGKIACSGNPAEILEDIRKEGFKGCVECCKIH, encoded by the coding sequence CTGCTACTAGAAATAACTGATCTAGCCGTTGAAGTTAGTGGAAGAGAAGTTTTAAGTGATATAAACTTGAACATAGGCCAAGGAGAAACTCACGTTCTTCTAGGACCCAATGGATCCGGAAAAAGTACACTATTCATGACAATATTAGGATTTCCAAAGTATAAAGTAACTAGGGGAAAAATAATATTCAAAGGAGAAAACATAACCAATTTCACAACCACAGAACGTGTGAAAGCTGGTATTGGTGTTAGTTTCCAGAATCCTCCAGCAATAAGAGGAGTAAAATTAAAAGATCTTCTAAAAATGGAGAGCATGCATGGAAAGCCTGATGAAGAAGAGTTAAGCCCAGAACTGGCAGAAATCGCTGAAAAATTAAAAATGAGCGATAGATTCTTGGAAAGAGATGTGAATCTCGGATTTTCAGGCGGTGAAGTAAAGCGTTCTGAAATTCTACAGCTTCTTGCCCAGCAGCCTGACTTTGTAATGTTCGACGAACCAGATTCTGGTGTAGATATCGAAAATGTGGAACTTCTTGCTGAAGAAATCAACGTGCTACTCGATAAAGATAAAAAACCAGGATTAAGAGAAAAATCAGGACTCCTTATAACTCATTTAGGTTATATTTTAAATTTCGTTGCTGCTGACACAGCTCACGTGCTTATGGATGGCAAAATAGCATGTTCAGGCAACCCTGCAGAAATTTTAGAAGATATTCGAAAAGAAGGATTTAAAGGATGTGTTGAATGTTGCAAAATACACTAG
- a CDS encoding hydrogenase iron-sulfur subunit, with protein sequence MAEDDIKIVMFCCNWCSYGGADTAGTARMQYPPNIRVIRVMCSGRIEPQFVLKAFREGADGVIVAGCHHGDCHYDAGNYKLDRRMRLIYKLVDELGIGKERVYHDWISASEGEKFAETVKMMVDRVSNLGPSPLKAQLAEVEEAEA encoded by the coding sequence ATGGCTGAGGATGATATAAAAATCGTTATGTTTTGTTGTAACTGGTGCTCCTACGGTGGAGCAGACACAGCAGGTACCGCAAGGATGCAATATCCTCCGAACATACGTGTAATACGAGTAATGTGTTCAGGACGTATAGAACCACAATTTGTTCTAAAGGCATTCAGAGAAGGTGCTGACGGTGTTATTGTAGCCGGATGTCACCACGGGGACTGCCACTACGATGCAGGTAACTATAAATTAGATAGAAGAATGAGATTAATCTACAAACTTGTAGACGAATTAGGAATTGGAAAAGAAAGAGTATACCACGACTGGATTTCTGCATCAGAAGGGGAAAAATTCGCAGAAACAGTTAAGATGATGGTAGATCGTGTTAGTAACCTTGGACCATCACCGCTTAAGGCACAATTGGCAGAAGTTGAAGAAGCGGAGGCATAA
- a CDS encoding F420-nonreducing hydrogenase: MAEKIKLGSVWLGCCSGCELSIADIHEAIVDVLGLADFEFMPVLMDVKYDEWTDVDVAIVTGGIRNEENLELAKKVREKAGLVMAYGTCAVYGGIFGLGNLHTVDDLTQEAYVNSESTYNDEGIIPHDGVPKLESRHRALTDVIDVDLALPGCPPRSDVVAQIVMALLKGEELPEIPNTNLCEVCPREKPPEGMAMDKIIRQFELGMPDDDVCLVTQGLVCMGPATMSLCGAECPSIAIQCRGCYGPTSKVMDQGAKMISAIGSDFGIEHDKTVDPEAVADQLDDVVGTFYTYTLPASLVPFKVKKEGK, encoded by the coding sequence ATGGCTGAAAAAATTAAATTAGGAAGTGTTTGGCTTGGTTGTTGTTCTGGGTGTGAACTGTCTATTGCAGATATACACGAAGCCATAGTAGATGTTTTAGGATTAGCAGATTTTGAATTCATGCCTGTTCTAATGGATGTTAAATATGATGAATGGACAGATGTAGATGTCGCCATAGTAACTGGAGGTATTCGAAACGAAGAAAACCTTGAACTGGCAAAAAAAGTACGTGAAAAAGCAGGTTTAGTTATGGCCTATGGTACTTGTGCTGTTTATGGAGGAATTTTCGGATTAGGAAACCTACACACTGTTGATGACCTTACACAAGAAGCTTACGTCAACTCTGAAAGTACATACAATGATGAAGGAATAATTCCTCATGATGGAGTACCTAAATTGGAAAGTAGGCATAGGGCACTAACTGATGTCATTGACGTCGATTTAGCTTTGCCTGGCTGTCCACCTCGCTCCGATGTAGTTGCACAGATTGTTATGGCTCTCTTAAAAGGAGAAGAATTACCTGAAATACCAAATACAAACTTATGTGAAGTTTGTCCTAGAGAAAAGCCACCGGAAGGAATGGCTATGGATAAAATCATTCGACAGTTTGAACTGGGAATGCCTGATGATGATGTTTGTTTAGTAACCCAAGGATTAGTATGCATGGGCCCAGCAACAATGTCCCTTTGTGGAGCAGAATGTCCAAGCATAGCTATTCAATGTAGAGGATGTTACGGACCAACTTCAAAGGTAATGGACCAAGGTGCAAAAATGATAAGTGCAATTGGGTCTGACTTTGGAATTGAACACGATAAAACCGTTGATCCAGAGGCAGTTGCTGACCAACTTGATGATGTGGTTGGAACTTTCTATACCTACACGCTCCCAGCGTCTCTCGTGCCATTTAAGGTGAAAAAGGAGGGTAAATAA
- the mvhA gene encoding F420-non-reducing hydrogenase subunit MvhA translates to MVKLTLEPVTRIEGHAKITVELDDAGNVQDTKLHVMEFRGFEKFMQGRNIEEAPRIVPRICGICDVQHHLAAAKAVDACFGYGGEDILPAAYKMREIMNWGSYMHSHALHFYFLAAPDFIAGKDRKTRNVFQIVKDAPELALQAIELRKNALDIVKAIGGRPIHPTSSTPGGISTELDDETQKELLKKAQRNIELAVATIETAKPIFVENLELVNSLGNIVTKHTGLTKNGVWDVYDGDVRIKDEDGNMFKEFKPADYLDTIAEHVKPYSWLKFPYIKDLGYPEGIYRVSPMSRLNVADKMPDAAPQAQDYFKEFHDTFGYGQQTLLYHWARLIELVAAAECAADALEGDLSGQKFPDSLERAAGEGVGIVEAPRGTLTHHYACDDNGIITKANIVVATIQNNPAMEMGIQKVAQDYIKPGVEVDDSVFNLMEMVIRAYDPCLSCATHEIDSQMKLATLEVYDSEGHLINKI, encoded by the coding sequence ATGGTTAAATTAACACTTGAACCTGTGACTAGGATTGAAGGTCACGCTAAAATCACAGTGGAACTGGATGACGCAGGAAACGTCCAGGACACCAAACTCCACGTTATGGAATTCCGTGGATTTGAAAAATTCATGCAGGGAAGAAACATTGAGGAAGCTCCTCGAATTGTTCCTAGAATCTGTGGTATCTGTGATGTACAGCACCACCTGGCGGCTGCTAAAGCAGTTGACGCATGTTTCGGATACGGTGGCGAAGATATTCTTCCTGCTGCTTATAAAATGAGGGAGATTATGAACTGGGGTTCATATATGCACTCCCACGCTCTGCACTTTTACTTCCTGGCTGCACCAGATTTCATAGCTGGAAAAGACAGAAAAACCAGGAACGTATTCCAAATAGTTAAAGACGCCCCTGAACTAGCTCTTCAAGCTATTGAACTCAGGAAAAATGCTTTAGACATCGTGAAAGCCATTGGTGGCCGGCCAATTCACCCAACATCCTCCACTCCTGGTGGAATATCCACGGAGTTAGACGATGAAACACAGAAAGAATTACTGAAAAAAGCACAGAGGAACATTGAACTGGCAGTAGCTACCATAGAAACAGCTAAGCCAATATTTGTCGAAAACCTCGAATTAGTGAACTCTCTTGGTAACATTGTAACCAAACACACTGGTCTAACCAAAAATGGTGTATGGGATGTTTATGATGGCGATGTACGAATAAAAGATGAAGATGGTAACATGTTCAAAGAATTCAAGCCAGCAGACTATCTGGACACCATCGCGGAACACGTTAAACCATACTCATGGCTCAAATTCCCATACATAAAAGACCTGGGTTACCCAGAAGGTATCTACAGAGTTTCACCAATGTCCAGACTTAACGTTGCTGACAAGATGCCAGATGCTGCGCCACAGGCTCAAGATTATTTCAAAGAGTTCCATGACACTTTTGGATATGGACAACAGACTTTACTCTACCACTGGGCGAGACTCATAGAACTCGTTGCTGCTGCTGAATGTGCAGCTGACGCATTAGAAGGAGACTTATCCGGACAGAAATTCCCAGACTCCCTTGAAAGGGCAGCTGGTGAAGGTGTAGGAATCGTGGAAGCACCACGTGGAACATTAACCCACCACTACGCATGTGACGACAATGGTATCATAACCAAAGCCAATATTGTAGTGGCCACTATCCAGAACAACCCTGCGATGGAAATGGGTATCCAGAAAGTAGCCCAAGACTACATAAAACCAGGTGTAGAGGTAGATGACAGTGTTTTCAACCTAATGGAGATGGTAATAAGAGCAT